From Actinoplanes oblitus, a single genomic window includes:
- a CDS encoding PepSY-associated TM helix domain-containing protein produces MAVTPDLTTQEQAATPARSPRQPSAFGGLLLRLHFYAGILVAPFLLVAATTGILFAFTPQIEKAVYSTELTVDTPGSPALPMADQVAAARAAHPAGDLVTVRPGEGSATTQVDFSDPSLDADHQHTVYVNPYTGKVTGQLTTWWAATPLNEWLDNLHANLHLGETGALYSELAASWLWVLALGGVILWWRRQRDRNRRMFVPDLAAKKGVRRTRGWHAATGLWITIGLLFLSATGLTWSGHAGENFNDLIDSLDASRPAVSTDLVGAAAPATAGGHHGGTTTGGSSTAAVDPAAITTVLRSARDAGITGAVSITVPADAATAWSVTGNDSLWPVGRDSVAVDSTGTIVQRIDFADWPLLAKLTQWGIYAHMGQLFGLPNQIVLAALALGLICVIIWGYRMWWQRRPTRAGRRALVGVAPAGGNWTGLPNSAIAVGLPVLFAVGWFLPLFGVPLLAFLALDLVLTGLRGRRRPNIPVSPAPARQ; encoded by the coding sequence ATGGCCGTTACCCCCGACCTCACCACCCAGGAGCAGGCCGCGACACCGGCCAGATCACCCAGACAGCCCTCCGCCTTCGGCGGGCTGCTGCTGCGCCTGCACTTCTACGCCGGGATCCTGGTCGCCCCGTTCTTGCTGGTCGCGGCGACCACCGGCATCCTGTTCGCGTTCACCCCGCAGATCGAGAAGGCCGTCTACAGCACCGAGCTGACCGTCGACACCCCGGGCAGCCCGGCCCTGCCGATGGCCGACCAGGTCGCCGCCGCCCGAGCCGCGCACCCCGCGGGTGATCTGGTCACCGTCCGCCCGGGCGAGGGCAGCGCCACCACCCAGGTCGACTTCAGCGACCCGTCCCTGGACGCGGACCACCAGCACACGGTGTACGTGAACCCGTACACCGGCAAGGTCACCGGCCAGTTGACCACCTGGTGGGCCGCCACCCCGCTCAACGAGTGGCTGGACAACCTGCACGCCAACCTGCACCTGGGCGAGACCGGCGCGCTGTACTCGGAACTGGCCGCCAGCTGGCTGTGGGTGCTCGCGCTGGGCGGCGTGATCCTGTGGTGGCGCCGCCAGCGTGACCGCAACCGGCGCATGTTCGTCCCGGACTTGGCCGCGAAGAAGGGTGTGCGCCGCACCCGCGGCTGGCACGCCGCCACCGGCCTGTGGATCACCATCGGTCTGCTGTTTCTGTCCGCGACCGGCCTGACCTGGTCCGGCCACGCCGGCGAGAACTTCAACGACTTGATCGACTCGCTCGACGCCAGCCGCCCCGCGGTCTCGACCGACCTGGTCGGGGCCGCGGCTCCGGCCACCGCTGGTGGGCACCACGGCGGTACGACCACGGGCGGCTCCAGTACAGCGGCCGTCGACCCGGCCGCGATCACCACGGTCCTGCGGAGCGCTCGCGACGCCGGGATCACCGGCGCCGTCTCGATCACCGTCCCGGCCGATGCGGCCACCGCCTGGAGCGTCACCGGCAACGACAGCCTCTGGCCGGTCGGCCGCGACAGCGTCGCCGTCGACTCCACCGGCACCATCGTTCAACGGATCGACTTCGCCGACTGGCCGCTGCTGGCCAAGCTCACCCAGTGGGGCATCTACGCGCACATGGGCCAGCTGTTCGGCCTGCCCAACCAGATCGTGCTCGCCGCGCTGGCGCTGGGCCTGATCTGCGTGATCATCTGGGGTTACCGGATGTGGTGGCAGCGCCGCCCGACCCGGGCCGGCCGCCGGGCACTGGTCGGCGTCGCGCCGGCCGGTGGCAACTGGACCGGCCTACCGAACTCGGCGATCGCGGTCGGACTGCCGGTGCTCTTCGCCGTCGGCTGGTTCCTGCCGTTGTTCGGCGTCCCGCTGCTGGCCTTCCTGGCGCTGGACCTGGTCCTCACCGGCCTGCGTGGGCGCCGCCGCCCGAACATTCCGGTCAGCCCGGCCCCGGCCAGGCAGTAG
- a CDS encoding quinone oxidoreductase family protein, which translates to MRVVRFAAGRPAEVVRAPEPMPGPGQILVRTEAVGVGIGLVRMLASAAEGGEPVRPGGEIVGTVTALGAGVTGFQVGDRVGGVVFQDAFADLVVADPRLVAQVPAGVDAAAALVLVRGGLLALGALRAGDFRPGQSVLVTAAASGTGHVAVQLARALGASRVAGAVGSAEKAGFVRECGADEVVTYAQPAWGDPVDVVLDGVGGELVQRGVDTLAPYGRLVAFSAGGGSVDAGSLLGGSRAVIGFTVGQLHRTRPELVERHRAELWELLAAGRLRPRHTGLPLDQITTAVDLVTTRANLGRVVLHTT; encoded by the coding sequence ATGCGCGTGGTGCGTTTCGCCGCCGGCCGTCCGGCAGAGGTCGTGCGGGCACCGGAGCCGATGCCCGGTCCCGGGCAGATCCTGGTTCGCACCGAGGCCGTCGGGGTCGGCATCGGACTGGTCCGGATGCTGGCGTCCGCCGCCGAGGGTGGCGAGCCGGTCCGGCCGGGCGGCGAGATCGTCGGGACGGTGACGGCGCTGGGCGCCGGCGTGACCGGGTTCCAGGTCGGCGACCGGGTCGGCGGCGTGGTGTTCCAGGACGCCTTCGCCGACCTGGTCGTCGCCGATCCCCGGCTGGTCGCCCAGGTACCGGCCGGTGTGGACGCCGCAGCGGCGCTCGTCCTGGTCCGCGGCGGCCTGCTGGCGCTCGGCGCCCTGCGCGCCGGCGACTTCCGGCCCGGTCAGTCCGTGCTGGTCACCGCGGCGGCCAGCGGCACCGGTCACGTCGCTGTGCAGCTGGCCAGGGCGCTCGGCGCGTCCCGGGTGGCCGGCGCGGTCGGCTCGGCGGAGAAGGCCGGCTTCGTCCGGGAGTGCGGTGCCGACGAGGTGGTGACCTACGCCCAGCCGGCGTGGGGTGACCCGGTGGACGTGGTGCTCGACGGGGTCGGCGGCGAGCTGGTGCAGCGTGGCGTGGACACGCTCGCCCCGTACGGCCGGCTGGTCGCCTTCAGCGCGGGCGGTGGCAGCGTCGACGCCGGCAGCCTGCTCGGCGGTTCCCGGGCGGTGATCGGGTTCACCGTCGGACAGCTCCACCGGACGCGACCGGAGCTGGTCGAGCGGCACCGCGCCGAGCTGTGGGAACTGCTCGCCGCCGGCCGGCTGCGCCCTCGGCACACCGGTTTGCCGCTCGACCAGATCACGACGGCGGTCGACCTGGTCACGACGCGAGCCAACCTGGGACGCGTCGTCCTGCACACCACCTGA
- a CDS encoding class II fructose-bisphosphate aldolase, with the protein MLTPTGELVAAVRARGGAACAFNVITVEHAEAIVSGAEAAGCPVILQISENAVRFHHGRLAPIAAAARAVAATAGVPVALHLDHVVSAELLDQAAPNGFGSVMVDASHLPYRENVAATASAAAACHAAGLWVESELGEVGGKDGAHAPGVRTDPAEAAAYVAATGVDALAVAVGSSHAMLDRTARLDQDLIVRLRQAVPVPLVLHGSSGVPDDELTAAVRGGMVKINIGTALNTAFTGAVRATLDERPELVDPRRYLTPARTAMAGTVAAVLRLLTPGQVASARGA; encoded by the coding sequence GTGCTGACCCCGACCGGCGAGCTTGTCGCGGCGGTGCGAGCCCGCGGCGGGGCGGCCTGCGCCTTCAACGTGATCACCGTCGAGCACGCCGAGGCGATCGTCAGCGGGGCCGAGGCCGCCGGCTGCCCGGTGATCCTGCAGATCAGCGAGAACGCGGTGCGCTTCCACCACGGTCGGCTCGCCCCGATCGCGGCCGCCGCCCGTGCCGTCGCGGCGACAGCCGGCGTGCCGGTGGCCCTGCACCTCGATCACGTCGTCTCCGCCGAGTTGCTCGACCAGGCCGCCCCGAACGGGTTCGGCTCGGTGATGGTCGACGCGTCGCACCTGCCGTACCGGGAAAATGTCGCAGCGACAGCGAGCGCCGCGGCGGCCTGTCACGCGGCGGGCCTGTGGGTGGAGAGCGAGCTGGGCGAGGTCGGCGGCAAGGACGGCGCGCACGCGCCGGGCGTCCGGACGGATCCGGCGGAGGCCGCCGCCTACGTGGCCGCCACCGGCGTCGACGCGCTCGCGGTGGCGGTCGGCTCGTCGCACGCGATGCTGGACCGCACGGCGCGGCTCGACCAGGACCTGATCGTGCGGCTGCGGCAGGCGGTCCCGGTGCCGCTGGTGCTGCACGGCTCGTCGGGCGTGCCGGACGACGAGCTGACCGCCGCGGTGCGCGGCGGAATGGTGAAGATCAATATCGGTACGGCGCTGAACACCGCCTTCACCGGCGCGGTCCGAGCCACGCTCGACGAACGGCCGGAACTCGTCGACCCTCGGCGCTACCTGACGCCGGCCCGGACCGCGATGGCCGGCACGGTCGCCGCGGTGCTGCGCCTGCTCACTCCGGGACAGGTGGCCTCGGCGCGCGGGGCGTGA
- a CDS encoding 1-phosphofructokinase family hexose kinase gives MIVTVTLNPALDLTYPITHLVPHRTHRVSAVSERAGGKGLNVARVLHALGEPVLATGLLGGPTGAFVARLLDAEGVPSSFVPVAGETRRTVAVVDAADATGFWEPGPVVTTAEWSRFVDHFGRLIRGAPVVALCGSLPRGVPIDGYAHLTHLAAEAGVPVLLDTSGPALAHGLTAGPTVTKPNAAELADLLSAVAGAAPADPPSGVPHAEPADPSTGTTSAAEPSVPRSGLTSAAVRGLTSGAVVVTDGVAGLRAITPDAEFHCVPPRPVTGNPTGAGDACAAALARGMRDGTAWPALLADAVALGAAAVASPVAGAFDHTVYQDFRELGGIPC, from the coding sequence ATGATCGTCACCGTCACCCTCAATCCAGCGCTCGACCTCACCTACCCGATCACCCACCTCGTCCCGCACCGCACGCATCGCGTGTCCGCGGTTTCCGAGCGCGCGGGCGGCAAGGGCCTCAACGTCGCCCGCGTGCTGCACGCGCTCGGCGAACCGGTGCTCGCCACCGGCCTGCTCGGCGGCCCGACCGGCGCCTTCGTCGCGCGGCTGCTCGACGCGGAGGGCGTACCGTCGTCCTTCGTGCCGGTCGCCGGCGAGACCCGGCGCACGGTCGCGGTCGTCGACGCCGCGGACGCCACCGGGTTCTGGGAGCCGGGCCCGGTGGTCACGACCGCGGAGTGGTCCCGGTTCGTCGATCATTTCGGCCGCCTGATCAGGGGCGCGCCGGTGGTCGCGCTCTGCGGTTCCCTCCCGCGAGGCGTGCCGATCGACGGGTACGCCCATTTGACGCACCTGGCAGCCGAAGCCGGTGTTCCCGTCCTGCTCGACACGAGCGGCCCCGCCCTGGCGCACGGCCTGACCGCCGGCCCCACGGTGACCAAACCGAACGCCGCCGAGCTGGCCGACCTGCTGTCCGCCGTCGCCGGCGCGGCGCCGGCCGACCCACCGTCCGGCGTCCCCCACGCGGAGCCGGCCGACCCATCCACCGGCACCACCAGCGCCGCCGAGCCGAGCGTCCCACGATCCGGCCTCACCAGCGCGGCAGTGCGCGGCCTGACCAGCGGCGCCGTCGTGGTCACCGACGGGGTGGCCGGGTTGCGGGCGATCACCCCGGACGCCGAGTTCCACTGTGTCCCGCCGCGGCCCGTCACCGGCAATCCCACCGGGGCGGGCGACGCGTGCGCGGCCGCGCTGGCCCGCGGCATGCGCGACGGCACCGCCTGGCCCGCGCTGCTCGCCGACGCCGTCGCGCTCGGTGCCGCCGCCGTGGCCAGCCCGGTCGCCGGAGCCTTCGACCACACCGTCTACCAGGACTTTCGCGAACTTGGAGGAATACCGTGCTGA
- a CDS encoding TetR/AcrR family transcriptional regulator, whose protein sequence is MRLNRDQVLSAALDLLDEAGLDQLTMRRLSTALGVQNGATYWHFRSKQALLEAMADTLLTGVADTLLTGVADARHTGEADLGEPEPWDERIARLAHRLRRALLSRRDGARLFSAAFFPLPNALAYGEAMIATLCQGGLTARDASWAADTLTYYVVGHTIEEQLAAALPDGGAEGAARLAEAVDPQRHPHLFAALAHIPAPHHEDHFAYGLQLVVAGIRSTATAGRVADPR, encoded by the coding sequence ATGCGGCTCAACCGCGACCAGGTGCTCAGCGCGGCGCTCGACCTGCTCGACGAGGCAGGCCTCGACCAGCTGACGATGCGCCGGCTGAGCACCGCCCTGGGCGTGCAGAACGGCGCCACCTACTGGCATTTCCGCAGCAAGCAGGCCCTGCTGGAGGCGATGGCCGACACGCTGCTCACCGGCGTGGCCGACACGTTGCTCACCGGCGTGGCGGACGCGCGGCACACCGGCGAGGCCGACCTCGGCGAGCCGGAGCCCTGGGACGAGCGGATCGCCCGGCTGGCGCATCGCCTGCGCCGGGCGCTGCTGTCCCGCCGCGACGGCGCCCGGCTGTTCTCCGCCGCCTTCTTCCCACTGCCGAACGCCCTCGCCTACGGCGAAGCCATGATCGCGACCCTGTGCCAGGGCGGCCTGACCGCCCGGGACGCGTCCTGGGCCGCCGACACGCTCACCTACTACGTCGTCGGGCACACCATCGAGGAGCAGCTCGCCGCCGCCCTGCCCGACGGCGGGGCCGAGGGCGCCGCCCGGCTCGCCGAGGCCGTCGACCCGCAGCGGCATCCCCACCTGTTCGCCGCGCTCGCCCACATCCCGGCCCCGCACCACGAGGACCATTTCGCGTACGGCCTCCAGCTGGTCGTCGCCGGCATCCGCAGCACCGCCACCGCCGGCCGTGTCGCCGACCCCCGGTAG